A portion of the Rhodococcus pseudokoreensis genome contains these proteins:
- a CDS encoding Gfo/Idh/MocA family protein: protein MTMRVGIVGCGNVALNFHVPAYQAAPEQFTITALADPTPERLELGRASSGLAPHQVHADALELLARDDVDVVDVCTPQHLHRDLVVAAAAAGKHILCEKPLAATPADAAAMVEAADAAGVVLGVVHNYLFFPEIVAARTLIDSGTIGEVRNVVVDMLGVVDSPGAAGYRPQWRHDPAAAGGGVLMDMLHGVYLAEHLVVEPVERVSAYVDAATSGDAVEGLALCRLETADRAALVNIGWGHGPGGIRITGSKGRLVLRYRDEGTMPWAPFESMTLTTETGTETVDVPAGQELAPLISAALHSTVVDFADAVNSGRAPAAPGRDALRTLEATVAAYTSAALGTTIGLPLPVDGPTHRRGVIGLADLDVPESSPVRRRSLFGLTPEGV, encoded by the coding sequence ATGACCATGCGTGTCGGAATCGTCGGATGCGGCAACGTCGCCCTGAACTTCCACGTCCCCGCCTACCAGGCCGCCCCGGAACAGTTCACTATCACCGCGCTGGCCGACCCGACGCCCGAGCGGCTCGAACTCGGCCGTGCGAGTAGCGGACTCGCACCGCACCAGGTGCACGCCGACGCCCTCGAACTGCTCGCCCGTGACGACGTCGACGTCGTCGACGTGTGCACCCCGCAGCACCTGCACCGCGACCTGGTGGTCGCCGCAGCCGCCGCCGGCAAGCACATCCTGTGCGAAAAGCCCTTGGCCGCAACCCCTGCCGACGCCGCTGCCATGGTCGAGGCGGCCGACGCCGCCGGCGTCGTGCTCGGGGTGGTGCACAACTACCTGTTCTTCCCCGAGATCGTCGCGGCCCGCACACTCATCGACAGCGGGACGATCGGCGAGGTGCGCAACGTCGTCGTCGACATGCTCGGTGTCGTCGACTCGCCCGGCGCCGCCGGATACCGCCCGCAGTGGCGACACGACCCGGCCGCCGCCGGTGGCGGAGTGCTGATGGACATGCTGCACGGGGTCTACCTCGCCGAGCACCTCGTCGTCGAACCCGTCGAACGGGTCTCGGCGTACGTCGACGCGGCCACCTCCGGCGACGCCGTGGAGGGACTGGCCCTGTGCCGCCTCGAAACCGCGGACCGTGCGGCGCTGGTCAACATCGGCTGGGGTCACGGGCCCGGCGGGATCCGGATCACCGGCAGCAAGGGACGCCTCGTCCTGCGGTACCGCGACGAGGGCACCATGCCCTGGGCGCCGTTCGAATCGATGACCCTCACCACCGAGACCGGCACCGAAACCGTCGACGTCCCCGCCGGTCAGGAACTCGCCCCGCTGATCTCCGCGGCGCTGCACTCGACCGTCGTCGACTTCGCCGACGCCGTGAACTCCGGGCGGGCCCCGGCCGCACCCGGCCGGGACGCGCTGCGCACCCTCGAAGCCACCGTCGCCGCGTATACGTCCGCGGCGCTCGGCACCACCATCGGCCTCCCGCTGCCCGTCGACGGACCCACCCACCGGCGCGGCGTCATCGGGCTCGCCGACCTCGACGTCCCCGAATCGTCCCCAGTTCGTCGCCGGAGCCTGTTCGGCCTCACCCCCGAAGGAGTCTGA
- a CDS encoding Gfo/Idh/MocA family protein: protein MTAVRWGMLSTAGIGRVAAAAIAASPHAELVAVGGRDAGRARRYADEIGVPTSFGSYEELLACDDVEAVYIPVPISMHTEWTVKALEAGKHVLCEKPFAVTAADAERCFDAAEAADRLCIEGLMYRHHPQTRLVQRLIVDGAIGRLAHVRAALTVSVEPGDIRRTTALGGGASLDLGCYCVSAIRLLAGHPTRVHAARVLDTVPGAEGGDLRLAATLEMPDDVLAQLDVALDFPRRDELEVIGTKGKITVPDPWLCRPGYIELEVDGHTRRLDVDPDDKYALTHAEDPENTDAYRIEFDAASQAIRHGETPLFGRADAIDQAAVVDAVRQAAELGRPVTPAPSAADPALTAHS from the coding sequence ATGACCGCGGTCCGCTGGGGAATGCTCTCGACCGCGGGGATCGGCCGGGTGGCCGCCGCCGCGATCGCGGCCTCGCCGCACGCGGAACTCGTCGCCGTCGGCGGCCGCGACGCCGGCAGGGCACGCCGCTACGCCGACGAGATCGGCGTTCCCACCAGCTTCGGCTCCTACGAGGAACTGCTCGCCTGCGACGACGTCGAGGCCGTGTACATCCCGGTGCCGATCTCGATGCACACCGAGTGGACCGTCAAGGCGCTCGAGGCCGGCAAACACGTGTTGTGCGAGAAGCCGTTCGCCGTCACCGCCGCCGACGCCGAGCGGTGCTTCGATGCCGCCGAGGCCGCCGACCGGTTGTGCATCGAGGGCCTGATGTACCGGCACCACCCGCAGACTCGGCTGGTGCAGCGCCTGATCGTCGACGGCGCGATCGGCCGGCTCGCGCACGTGCGCGCCGCGTTGACCGTGTCGGTCGAGCCCGGAGACATCCGGCGCACCACCGCCCTCGGCGGGGGAGCGTCCCTGGACCTGGGCTGCTACTGCGTCAGCGCGATCCGGCTGCTCGCCGGGCACCCCACCCGGGTGCACGCCGCCCGCGTCCTCGACACCGTCCCCGGCGCCGAAGGCGGCGATCTGCGTCTGGCCGCCACCCTGGAGATGCCTGACGACGTCCTCGCTCAACTCGATGTCGCACTGGACTTCCCGCGCCGCGACGAACTTGAGGTCATCGGCACGAAGGGCAAGATCACCGTCCCCGACCCCTGGCTGTGCCGGCCCGGCTACATCGAACTCGAGGTCGACGGCCACACCCGTCGCCTGGACGTCGACCCCGACGACAAGTACGCGCTCACCCACGCCGAGGACCCGGAGAACACCGACGCGTACCGCATCGAGTTCGACGCCGCCTCCCAGGCCATCCGTCACGGCGAAACCCCGCTCTTCGGCCGCGCCGACGCGATCGATCAGGCGGCCGTCGTGGACGCCGTCCGGCAGGCCGCCGAACTCGGCAGGCCCGTCACCCCCGCCCCGTCCGCCGCAGACCCCGCGCTGACGGCACACTCCTGA
- the iolG gene encoding inositol 2-dehydrogenase: protein MHFALIGCGRIGRVHAESIALHPRAELTRVCDAVEASAREVADRFGGVPGSDVDAVLADPAIDAVVIASPTPTHVDLLARAVEAGKAVLCEKPIDLDLARVDDCRARIGAAESRVMVGFNRRFDPSFRAVRERVATGEIGRLEQLIIVSRDPAPSPAEYLAGSGGLFRDMTIHDFDMARFFLGDVVEVSAMGSNLVADYIAELGDIDGAVVTLRGADGTLCHITNSRRCTFGYDQRLEAFGSLGMLSVDNLRPDGVRAFTAQSTESAAPYLDFFLDRYTPAYRAELDHFVQSILDDSAPEPGFEDGRAALVLADAAEESLRTGRAVAVDAAAATTAGGRR from the coding sequence ATGCACTTCGCCCTGATCGGATGCGGGCGCATCGGACGCGTCCACGCCGAGTCGATCGCGCTGCATCCGCGGGCCGAACTCACCCGGGTCTGTGACGCCGTGGAGGCGTCCGCCCGTGAGGTGGCCGACCGGTTCGGCGGTGTTCCCGGCTCCGACGTCGACGCCGTGCTCGCCGACCCGGCCATCGACGCGGTGGTCATCGCGTCGCCCACGCCGACCCACGTCGACCTGCTCGCCAGGGCGGTGGAGGCAGGCAAGGCCGTGCTGTGCGAGAAGCCGATCGACCTCGACCTGGCGCGGGTCGACGACTGCCGCGCGCGCATCGGGGCTGCCGAGTCGAGGGTGATGGTCGGATTCAATCGCCGTTTCGACCCCTCGTTCCGCGCGGTGCGCGAGCGGGTGGCCACCGGGGAGATCGGGCGGCTCGAGCAGCTGATCATCGTCAGCCGGGACCCGGCGCCGTCTCCCGCCGAATACCTCGCCGGCTCGGGAGGGTTGTTCCGCGACATGACGATCCACGACTTCGACATGGCACGATTCTTCCTCGGCGACGTCGTCGAGGTCTCGGCGATGGGCAGCAACCTGGTCGCCGACTACATCGCCGAACTCGGTGACATCGACGGGGCGGTGGTGACGCTGCGCGGCGCAGACGGGACGCTCTGTCACATCACCAACAGCCGCCGCTGCACGTTCGGCTACGACCAGCGCCTCGAGGCCTTCGGGTCGCTCGGGATGCTGTCCGTGGACAACCTGCGCCCGGACGGGGTGCGCGCGTTCACCGCGCAGAGCACCGAGAGCGCGGCGCCCTACCTGGACTTCTTCCTGGACCGCTACACCCCGGCCTACCGTGCCGAGCTCGACCACTTCGTCCAGTCGATTCTCGACGACTCGGCGCCCGAACCCGGCTTCGAGGACGGCCGCGCCGCACTGGTGCTGGCCGACGCGGCCGAGGAGAGCCTGCGGACCGGGCGCGCGGTCGCCGTCGACGCGGCCGCCGCGACCACGGCAGGGGGACGGCGATGA